The region cagcaccagtcaaaagtttggacacctattcactcaagggtttttctttatttgtactttttctacattgtagaataatagtgaatacatcaagactatgaaataacacatggaatcacatagtaaccatgattccaagagtgtgcgaaactgttatcaaggcaaagagtgtaaactttgaagaatctaaaatatgttttgatgtttaacacttttttggttgctacatgattccatatgtgttatttcatagtgttgatgtattcactgttattctaaaatgtagaaaatagttaaaataaagaaaaaccctggtaCCCTGGTTTAGGTGTgttcaaacctttgactggtactgtatgttgaagTGATCATTTTACACTGTCAAGTGTTGTAGTCCATATGTTAATATTCTCAGATTTTGCACAATGCAGTTGAGAGACAGTTCAAGTTTAataactacagtatgtacatgaaAAAGTAAATCCGCTTCTGATGTTGCAGAGTGTGGTGCTTGCCATCATAAAGCAAccattctcttgggagataagcGAAGTTGCCATCTCTATCGGCGAGGAAACCCagacggccatcaaggaacttcactggactttatgtaaactggaaaccatatatcccgaggctgcatttattgtaactggggattttaacaaagctaatttgagaacaaggctacctaaattctatcagcatatcgattgcagtaCACGAGTGAGTAACACACTCGACCACTGCCACTcaacttccgcaatgcatacaaggccctcccccaccctccttttggcaaatctgaccatgactccatgttgttgctcccctcctataggcagaaacttaaacaggaatcacccgtgcttaggtctatccaacactagtctgaccaatcggattccacgcttcaagattgcttcgatcacgtcgACTGGGAtgtgttccgggtagcctcagacaataacatttaCGTATACGCTAActcagtgagtgagtttataaggaagtgtattgGAGAttttgtacccactgtgactattaaaatcatccctaaccagaaaccgtggattgatggcagcaatCGCCAAAACTGAAAGCACATTCCACTGCATTTAATCATGGTAAGGCAACTGGAAACatggccaaatacaaacagtgcagttattccctctgtaaggcaatcaaacatgaAAAGCTTCAGTACaaagagacaaagtggagttgcaaaacaacggctcaaacacgagacgtatgtgacaCGGATTACAAAAGAAAACCAGCACCGTTGCGGACAtcaacgtcttgctcccagacaaattaaacaacttctttgaacgatttgaggacaatacagtgccaccgacacggcccgctaccaaagactgttgactctccttctccatggccgacatgttaaccctcgcaaggctgccagcccagacggcatccctagccgcatcctcagagcatctGCAGATCAACTGGCTTGTGTGTTTCCAGACATAtttaatcaatccctatcccagtctgctgtccccacacgTTTCAAGAtggtcaccattgttcctgttcccaaggaaGCTAAGGTAACGAAAtgaaatgactatcgccccgtagcactcactcctgtcatcatgaagtgctttgagagactagtcaaggatcatatcacctccaccctacctgtcaccctagacccactccaatttgcttacagcCCCGATAGgttcacagacgatgcaatcgccatcacactgcacactaccctatcccatctggacaagaggaatacctacgtaagaatgctgttcattgactacagctcaacattcaataccatagtaccctccaaacacATCATTAATCCTGAGACCCTGGgtttcgaccccgccctgtgcaactgggtcctggacttcctgacgggccgcccctaggtggtgaaggtaggaaacaacatctcatctctgctgatcctcaaaaatggggccccacaagggtgcgttctcagccccctcctgtactccttggctgagctgtagtcaatgaatagcattctcacattggtgttccttttgtccaggtgggaaagggcagtgcggagtgcaatagagagattgcatcatctgtggatttgttagggcagtatgcaaattgaagtgggtctagggtttctgggatgatggcgttgatgtgagccatgaccagcctttcaaagcacttcatggctacagatgtgagtgctacgggtcggtagtaatttatacaagttaccttggtgttcttgggcacagtcactatggtggtctgctttaaCTTCTTGAGTGGAGGCGGCAGGATTTTTGTTTTTTGGCTacaaaaacgtacccatttgaaactgcctatttcttaGGCACAGAAActaaaatatgcatataattgtcagattaggatagaaaacactctaaagtttccaaaactgtcaaaatattgtctgtgagtataacagaactgatattgcaggcaaaaacctgaggaaaatcaaaccaggaagtgctgtttttcctgaaagctctctgttccattggatgccttacctccatttaaagggatatcaaccagattccagattcctatggcttcctcaaggtgtcaacagtctttagacatagtttcaggcttttattttgaaaaatgagcgagaaagataacatcgcgtcagtggatagctgggtgttcgcagagtTTTCCTTGCGCAACCGAGTGGgccagccattgtctctccctctcctattgaaaaagcgacagtcccggttgatatattatcaattatatattttaaaaacaacctgaggattgattataaacaacgtttgacatgtttctgtagacattacggatactatttggaattttcgtctgctatgtcgtgaccgctcgagcctgtggatttctgaacataacgcgccaaacaaatggaggtattttggatataaaaatcatctttatggaacaaaaggcacatttattgtgtaactgggagtctcgtgagtggaaacatccgaagatcatcaaaggtaagcgatttaatctattgcttttctgacttttgtgaccaatctacttggctgctagtgtttgtaatattttgtctactgagagagatgttcttacataaatgcttgttatgctttcgccggaaagctgtattgaaatctgacacgccaggtggattaacaacaagctaaactgtttTGTgataattaaatatttttagtaatttaatttgaatttggcgcgctgcaattcagtgggtgttgatgaaaatgatcccactaaagggatgggtgcggcagcttaccgatcgctgcagctgtacacagcccatcgaACCAACTACCTTCCTCATCCccatgtgtgtttttgtttttctgctcttttgcacaccagtatttctacttgcacatcctcctctgcacatccatcactccagtgttaattgcgaAATTGTAAatactttgccactatggcctatttattgccttacccccttacttcatttgcacacactgtacacagatttttctattgtgttattgactgtacgtttgtttatcccatgtgtaactctgtgttgtcgtttttgtcacactgctttgctttatcttggccaggtcgcagctgtaaatgagaacttgttctcaactggcctacctggttaaataaaaaataataataataaatagatctgtaaaaaaaaaaataaagctCAAGAGTTATGCCTAGATAtgcagagaaacatttaaatattttggATTAACAATTAAAAATACTAAATTATCAAATTTaaagatggggggagggggggactaGCTACCTCAGgaaaaacccaccaaccccaataTCCACCCCTCCAGGCTATCCTCACAGTGCAGACTACTTTTTGAGAAGGGGATTTTCACTGTGAAGGCTCGAATTTGGCTCTGGCACGACACTTTATGTGACAGGTAAGATATCCATTCCTCTGATTTTCAAAAGGTAAACAAAGCAGTAGTCCTTAATAATTCATATTTAATCTATAGCTCTAATCACTATCCAAAATCATTTCCAAAACATCTGCAGTATTGCTTTGCAAATATGCACTATTCGTGATTAATCCATGTTAGGACAAAAATATTAAGTATTTGAAAATGTGTTATTAGTCTGTACAATAGATCATTCTGATTTTCAAGGAAGCCATATGAATATTTTACAGTATATTGCATGTCCCTACTCTTAGAGATATACACCCTCGGTTAAATTAATGATATAAATGTAAAGTAATTTGACATAGAGCAAAAATGTTGAACTGTTTACTTAAATAAGAGTCTTACGTTATGATATTGAAAGTTATGATTTACATTGAAATAATATATTCCATAAAGGATAGTTGTTATGGAGAAAAATGTAATTAATTGTTCACTTGAATATAGACAGTACAGCTGGATATAAAACAAATGGTGTGGGACATCACGATTCATCTTGTCTGTAAATGTTATTATTTCTCTTGAAAATCAGATGGCATTCAACGAAAACCCAAAGTGACGCTGTACTCAGCGTCCAACTCTGAGTCGAATGGGAAGACCACCCTGCTATGTCTGGCTAGAGACATGTTTCCAGACTTGGTCAAGATCTCATGGAAGATGGAGGATGCAAACGGCGGAAGAACGGAGGTGCCCAAAGCAGAGGGGGAACAGCTGGAGCAGAGGGAGGAAGAACAGACGACCAGTATGATCATCATTGATAAAGACAATACGTACAGGAACAAATACATCTGTTCTGTGGAGCATGAATGGGGTGCTCAACATTTAGTCATCCCAAAAGGTAAAGCCAGTCATTGAATTAGTTTTCATTAGTATGTAGACCTATTATGTTTTTCATACACCATTATTCATTTAATATTTATGTACTATATTTATATGAGTAGGTTATCATGGATTCAACCATGTAAAACTGACATAGGCCTATTAAAAAGAAAGTACATAAAAATGTGACACACAATTGGCCATTGCATAGGAATGTTGTGTAGTTCATTTTGCAAGTTAAAACAAAACACCTTAATTAATGTAACAATTATCCCTGACAGTAGCCTACATAATATTCTGAAAGCATATTCTTTAATATTATCTTTTTCCATCTCATTCTCAAATAAACCAACTGAAGAtactccaaccaccatgtctGCACCAGCGTTCAGAAATGACACCCAGGAGTCACTGACTCTGCAGTTTACCGAAGGTAAAATTAATGTATATTTcatgcagggttggggtcaattcaaaaCAAAAAGGGAAAAAATGGATAAATGAACAGATTTAGACAGGTATCAAATCTGATTGCGTTTTGTAGCCATTCCACCTTCTGAGGAACGCATTCACGTTAAACGCTGTTTATGGCTGCTCAATTTGAAATTACCTTTAATTAAGGGCGCTTTCACATATCCTCTTATGATCCGGATCCAGGAGCGTTTAGTAGCCTACCCTGATCCGCGCTATAAAGCATGGGTGAGACACAAATTAACCCGGGCTGAAACGAATCCTAGACCAGCGTGAGTAGCAGGTCCAAGATCCAGGACCAGAGTACCAGGAATTGTGACTTGGCAGAGCGAGTCGAATGGAACTTTTTTACCTGTTGCACTCGCCAAGGTCATGTAAAATTGGGTTTTACAGTACAAAACGTGATCAGATAGATAATCTGATCATGGTTATTAGGCAAAGTGCCCCTTAAAGGCACTTGTTTGCCGAGATGCTATCCACGGTAAATTTAGCATAAGTTGGCTTAATAGGACCATGTGTTTTTAAACGGCAATGCCTGTAACCTGCATTCAAATTGAATCCCAGCCTTAATCTTTTCTCTTCCCCAGATTCCTTCCAGTCAACGTGCAGTCTGAACCTGGCCTCTGTGGTTTACACAGTGATGATAGTGAAAAGCATGGTGTATTGCTGTgggctctctctcctgctgcacaACAGGATCCTGGGAAGAGGACCCAGCACCCGAAGACCTCTATGAGGAAAATCATTTATGTGCTTTTTTACATTGatacaatgttgttgtttttttttttgtttttttttacattgatacAGCTTGCATGACATTTTCCTTGCCTAACACAGCCTGCTCAAATTAACTAAGTTGCTCAAAATAACCATATTATTTCAGATGAGGATGCCTTTGTGAACAAAATGTTGCAGCAACAATGGTTCTGTAAATGattgtaaaaatacatttttacagttcCGTGCTGTTTTCAATGAATAAAGGTTACTTAAAACCCCCAAAATATTGCATCTCTTTACTATAAGATCATCTATTCATATTTGGGAAAATGTTATTTAATTGAATCTCATCAGAAGTGGAACAATAAGATTGTAAGTTCACCAATGATCTGTTTTTGTTTGCTTCAATGTGCATGTTCCCGACGCAGATGTTGAGCCTAGACTTAATAGTGGTGGGATAATATGGTTAATGTTTCTTTGGTGTTCTAAGGACATGTGAAACGGTAGTTACTGGAAACAAGATATAGCTAGCTGCAGAACCACAGCTCGAGTGTGTGAAGAGATGATTATCCAAAGCTGCTGGATGATTCACTTGGCCTTGATCTGTTTTTACCTCTAGTTGTGGGTTCACAGCTCTTGCCACCAAAATGAAGAATATGACAGCGATGGCAGACGAGTCCGTAATGGTAGTTTATGGTTCTTGCATTTGTAGAATTATAGATCTATGGCAAAACAAACTTTTTACACTTTTGTTTATGTGTACGTTTTACCATGaaacaatcaaattaaattaaatcaagGTTGGAGAGTTTAATTTGTTTTTACATGTATATTTTGCAAGGAAATTAACATTGTTATCAAGAGAAGTATTTtccatgttattgtcatgttatTACCATTTATTCTGTGCTTCAATGTAAAGTGCTACCGAAATGTCTTTTTAATTGTTTTCTTTTCTCTACATcgaaaccatgaaataacacatatggaatcatgtagtaaccaaaaaagtgttaaataaatatatttgagatttgagattcttcaaagtagccacccattgcatTGATGAATTCATTGCAcgcacttggcattctctcaaccagcttcatgaggtagtcacctggaatgcattacagttaacaggtgtgccatgttaaaagttaatttgtggaatttctttccttagtgcatttgagccaatcagttgttttgtgacaaggtaggggtgatatacagaagattgcctttttggtaaaagacaaatccatattatggctaGAACATCtccaataagcaaagagaaatgacagtccatcgttacttaagagaaagggggatacctagtcatttgtacAACTCAAATGTGTCTTCCGCAACACTCTAacctttaagacatgaaggtcagtcaatacagtttcttcaagtgcagtcgcaaaaaaaaacattaagcgaaactgtctctcatgaggaccgccacaggaaaggaacacACAGaattaactctgctgcagaggatcagttcattagagttaactgcacctcagattgcagcccaaataaatgcttcggtaacagacatatctcaacataaactgttcagaggcgactgcgtgaatcaggcattcatggtcgaatcatattaaacactattgttgcacgcagagtgagtccatgtaacttattatgtgacttgttaagcacatttttactcctgaacttatttataatccattttaaattcaggctgtaacacaacaaaatgtggaaaaggtcaaggggtctgaatacttcccaaaggcactgtatattgtgcaTTTTGAAACCTTTCATCATCCTCATTACTTGCATTAAATGCCTCCCTCAAGTGTCACTAAATGTAGAGTggtccaaaatgattgacacccttgatgagggggcgacaggtagcctagtggttagagcattgggtcagtaaccgggGAGAGACTATATGGACACCCCTGGCCTGCAAAGCTATGATTTATGTCATGCAGCCAAGTGAACATATCACACAGGGTTGTGACAGCTAAGGAGTGTCGGTATTtttgcattgctgtgtgctcaattttatagcaataggtgtggctgaaatagccaaatgcactaatttgaaggggtgtccacataattttgtatatatatatatatgtgtgtgtgtgtgtgtgtgtgtgtgtgtgtgtgtgtgtgtgtgtgtgtgtgtgtagttttaacctttatttacaatgacggcctaggaacagtggattaactgccttgttcaggagcagaacaacagatgtcagctcgggggtttgatcAAGCTACCTTTCAggttactgtcccaatgctctaaccactaggctacctgccgccccatagtaTACGTATAAACAAGGATAGGTACCTCCCCAGCAGCTAATGAAAATATTATTCTACTTCACAGCAGCTTCAAGAAGATAGTTAGCCTACTAAAATAGTCTGAGCTTCATGCATCTTACCCGACAGCATGAGGTTGGTGCCTGAAACTGATCATTGTAATCTACAGTAGGCATAAACCATTACTGTAAAGAAATACAGCATGTTAGAATAATTTTTACAGGAGGCAATCTTCAGCCTTGATTCTGTAAAACACATGTATGGTATTATACTGTGCACTctacagtgttttactgttgaaATTGCAGAAAAGTATTCAATACATAAAATGACTGGCTAAAATCCCAGCCTATAAACGTGTATTTTCTCCAGATTCATTCCAGTCCATATGCAATCTGAACCTGTCCTCTCTGGTTTATACAGTGATGATAGTGAAGAGCATGGTGTACTGCTGTgggctctctctcctgctgcaccACAGGAACATGATAAGTACCAGTGGACAcattaattgaaaggaaaaactccAAGTATGGATATAGTTGTAAGTGGGCTGGTAATAACAAGGATTTTACATCCCATTGAGGGCGAAcattttttaattgtattttttatttgtcgTACTTTATTTTAAGATGCTAAAGTAATGTGAGCCATATCTTTCCTTGTCTTCCATTAACTTCAACTGCCAATTATCAAATGAATTGCAGAACTTTTAATTGTGTATATTGTGTTTCCTTAAAATTGTGTCTCCTTAAAATGTACAATCACATTTTACTTTTGATGATTGTGGGAGCTACTCGCTGCAGACACTTGAAAGAAGGTTAAGTTAAGGTTTCTGAAAAATAAGGAGAGCAAATATTGAAGGTAGATCCTTATCATAGCGGTACATTATTTTCACTAAATCCGTCTTTGATTTAcaccaaaatatttcaaaaatatTAATGTGACCTATAGCTTATTAAATATGTAGTCTCATTATTTCTAAATATGGATCATTATCCAAAATAATATTTAGTAAATTGTCATGTGTGTAATGAAGTGTAATTTATTTCAAGAAATTTGAGTTCGTTTTCGAACATAGTATTCAATACCTTAATTgaattattttattaatttacCATGAATAATTGAAAATCCAgatgttatttttgttttaatgaACTAAATGCTGAGTGCTTACTGAGCAGACGAATGAGCGAAATCATTCATTTGTGCTTTTTACATTGATAGTGTTTTTCCTTGCGTAACACAGCCTATGTATTTCCCTTGCTTAACACAGCCTATACAGTGTGCAAAGTTTCTCAAAATAACCAAATCCTTTCAGATGGGGATCGGTTTAATCATCGCTGCATTCGTGAAAGAAATGTTACAGCAAACTTGGTTCTGCAAAGTAGCCTATTGTAAATGTTGTACTTTTCCGGGCTGTTTTTTATGAGGAAACTGTCACCATAATATAACATAAAGGctacttacccccccccccccccaacccccccccccccccaacccccccctccgaacattgtatttattttctataAAATAATCAATTGTTATTtgtgaaaattgtattttattgaatCACTTCAGAAGCGGAACAAGATCATAAGATCCCCCTTGTTTTTAAGCTGTTTGCTTCCATTTGTGTTTCGAAGCAGGTGTTGAGCCTACTCACCCAATAGCAGTGCGAAAATGTGGTTAATATGTTTCTTTGGTTTTCTAATGAAAGGTGAAACGTAGTTACTGGAAACAAGACATAGCTGCATAACCGCAGGTCGATTGTGTGATGAGTTGTTGGTTTATTCAAAGGgtgatggatgttacattttttGGTGGGTTCATTTTGACATttgcatttgagtcatttagcagacgctcttatccagaacgacttacaggagcaattggagttaagtgccttgctcaagggcaaatcTATTGATTTTTCACCTaggggtgtgttcgtaaattcgctctggctatcttctccgatttcagagcattctcgaaatacaaaatacaaagaCGAGTAAAACTAATGACAAACTAATAAAAAGCTAGATAGCCTGCACGGTATTGCTTCACTGAATTAATTAAGCAAGCAATGTAATTATTGATCAAATGTGGTAACATGCACTTAGGCTTTCCACTGTGAACATTAACTTGGTGCCTTGAACAGTGAACCTTATTAATTTACTCTATTGAAAAAGAGAAGAGAATGCTCTCTTTAGTGGGTATGAAACAACAAGGCCGGATTTCAATCTGATTAACTTTGTCGGCTACAGGATTGACAGTTAACTACATGCAGCAGGATGTTTTTTTCTCACACATCAACACTTGCTAATGGTGATGATGGTTGTGGCATTTATGTTGTTTGATCAGTGAGAGATACAAGTTTCCAGTAAAGTGGGCAACCTAATCTAAACTTCAACATGAGTGTCTTGATAGGCTATATTTTTCCAATGCCTTtgaattattgattattatgtaAACATGCTCTGACAATCTCCAATTCAACCTCTGATGCTACTTTACAAAGCATAGTAGTATGGtcccgtgtagctcagttggtttTGGGTTTGATTCCCAAGGGGGACCAGTAAGCtattaaccgctaggctacatgcCACCATATTTCTTTCAAATCAGTGAAGGGAAGTTCACACTTTGGGAGGAAGGACAGATATGTAGATAATACAATTGGAATATAGCCCTTGTCAACAACAACAGGAAGTGGCATCAGATTGGAGGAGCAGTTAGAAACAACAAGGCCCAAGTGACAGTGTTTCACCTCACATCTTCGTCTTTGCACCAACTGAACATAAGTATCTTCAGGTTCAATAGAGGACACATCAGAATCATCATAGAAATGTCTCTCGGCTCTGTTGTCATTCTTTActcactttatttaactaagtgcgtaccaaacaatatttttttctgaACAATGCACCCTGGTCATTGATGCAAAGTTTGTGGTCACATAATTTATTCTAATTTCTGCTAATATATTTTAATCTCAGTGTTTTATAGattagtttttgttgttgtattctcCTGCAGAATCTTGTCAGATCACAAAAGGTGACGTGTGGCTTGAAGCAATGCGTGCGGGATCTATTTAAAGGTCAGTGGCCATGCTGACAGCATTCCCCAACCCAAAAGCAATTACATTATGCCCACAACCCCTACCCaaccccttcccttttttcaaCTGGTCATTCAGTACATCACCGTTTCCATTCAATTGAACTCGTATTTTTAGATTTTCCCAATTCTTAACAACATAATCACTGAAAATAGACTGTCATATAATCATATCACATCAACTGCAGGACATACACAtttgtatatggtgtgtattgttTCCCTCCTTAAAATTAAAATGAATATCACATTTTACTTAAGGACTTACCCATTGCAGACACTTAAACAAAGGTTAAGGTTTTCTGAACAATAAGGAGAGCAaatctcaaatcaaattaaattgtatttgtcacatacacatggttagcagatgttaatgtgagtgctTGTGCtcaagcgaaatgcttgtgcttctagttccgacaatgcagtaataaccagcgagtaatctaacctaacaaattcacaacaactaccttatacaaacAATTGTTAaggaatgaagaatatgtacataaaaatatatgaatgagttatGGTACAgaaggcaagatgcagtagagggtatcgggtacagtatacatttgagatgagtaatgtagggtatgtacacATTATTTGACTTTATTATaacattattgttattatatatTTTTCAGGTAGATCAATTATGATTTCATTTTAGACTGTTTTGTGAAAGTTGTCCTGCAAAATATGTCATAGTTAAATTATTTTCACAAAATCTGTATTTGATTTCTacaaatatatacacagtgtggagaacaagtatttgatacactgccgattttgcaggttttcctacttacaaagcatgtagaggtctgtaaatttttatcataggtacacttcaactgtgagagacggaatctaaaacaataatccagaaaatcacattgaatgatttttaagtaatacatttgcattttattgcatgacataagtatttgatcacctaccaaccagtaagaattccgggtctcacagacctgttagattgtctttaagaagccctcctggttctccactcattacctgtattaactgcacctgtttgaacttgttacctgtataaaagacacctgtccacacactcaatcaaacagactccaacctctccacaatggtcaagaccagggagctgtgtaaggacatcagggataaaattgtagacctgcacaaggctgggatgggctacaggacaataggcaagcagcttggtgagaaggcaacaactgttggcgcaattattagaaaattgaagaagttcaagatgacggtcaatcactctcggtctggggctccatgcaagatctcaccttgtggggcatcaatgatcatgatgaaggtgagggatcagtccAGAACTACAcgtcaggacctggtcaatgacctgaagagagctggatccacaatctcaaagaaaaccattactaacacactacgccgtcatggattaaaatcctgcagcgcacgcaaggtccccctgctcaagccagcgcatgtccaggccagtctgaagtttgccaatgaccatctggatgatccagaggaggaatgggagaaggtcatgtggtctgatgagacaaaaaattaactttttggtctaaactccactcaccgtgtttggaggtagaagaaggatgagtacaactccaagaacaccatcccaaccatgaagcatggaggtggaaacatcattc is a window of Oncorhynchus mykiss isolate Arlee chromosome 11, USDA_OmykA_1.1, whole genome shotgun sequence DNA encoding:
- the LOC110535028 gene encoding T-cell receptor gamma chain C region C10.5, producing MATESPTEAGKWENGSAVGGELQVDREFNETFGKKGLHFVHLKSEAYYRRSMRYACWFANQRLEFGSGTTLYVTDGIQRKPKVTLYSASNSESNGKTTLLCLARDMFPDLVKISWKMEDANGGRTEVPKAEGEQLEQREEEQTTSMIIIDKDNTYRNKYICSVEHEWGAQHLVIPKDTPTTMSAPAFRNDTQESLTLQFTEDSFQSTCSLNLASVVYTVMIVKSMVYCCGLSLLLHNRILGRGPSTRRPL